The following proteins are co-located in the Desulfoscipio sp. XC116 genome:
- a CDS encoding flagellar hook capping FlgD N-terminal domain-containing protein — MTEAVNNNQNDYYLPDNQTPTQTQSLADPEAFLKILVAQLKYQNPLEPQDSSEFVAQLTQMASMEQMFNVANSMDKMSSQYELARYFDLIGQQVLLGKEDEVVTGVVGGVVIYDGEPSFYLLGDPDGQQYTLDQLLSVTDSADYNILNYSSLIGHNVVIQDDSSEVTGTVEKIAIQDGGIAVWVNGEAYGIGLIKEVHGVAGEPGTELPEDE, encoded by the coding sequence GTGACTGAAGCAGTTAACAATAACCAAAATGATTATTATCTGCCGGACAATCAAACTCCAACTCAGACCCAGTCCCTTGCCGACCCGGAAGCATTTTTAAAAATTCTGGTGGCTCAGTTAAAGTATCAGAATCCTTTGGAACCCCAGGATAGCTCGGAATTCGTGGCTCAGTTGACGCAAATGGCTTCCATGGAACAAATGTTCAATGTCGCCAATAGTATGGACAAAATGTCGTCCCAGTATGAGCTGGCCCGGTATTTTGATTTAATCGGTCAGCAAGTATTGTTGGGCAAAGAAGATGAAGTTGTGACCGGTGTTGTGGGCGGGGTGGTCATTTATGACGGGGAGCCGAGTTTTTATCTGCTGGGAGACCCGGACGGGCAGCAATACACATTGGATCAGCTGCTTAGCGTCACCGACAGCGCCGATTACAATATTTTAAATTATTCATCGTTGATAGGGCACAATGTAGTGATCCAGGACGATTCATCGGAAGTAACGGGAACGGTGGAGAAAATTGCCATACAAGATGGCGGTATTGCTGTTTGGGTAAATGGTGAGGCGTATGGGATCGGCTTAATTAAAGAGGTTCACGGTGTGGCCGGAGAACCTGGCACGGAATTGCCGGAAGATGAGTAG
- a CDS encoding flagellar hook-basal body complex protein — MIRSLYSGVLGMKNHQIRMDVIGNNISNVNTPGYKSSRANFQDVMYQTVKQGGIKSNPAQAGIGINVASINSDMTPGGLQPSNRTLDLGISGSGFFKVSDGSIDYYTREGIFYLTRNGDLVNSSGYALKGETWNKAKSEVAISDPDAAMVTKASGETAAGGTTGNIKVVTTANGADLNGYTITFNDGLDQANSSVDTTTKTIIVGTQDATDTAAGVTAAINAAIATEASLSGITVGTIVNDGTGFAKADLDGDNVGLYTNRAIGTSNSGTAATGNITVTTTTGGTELNGYTIKFDNTIDQANGSVDTATKTIIVGTQDAADTAAGVTAAINAAIATEASLSGITVGTIVNDGTGFAKADLNGDSVNLLAGKSLSLQGVLADGTKVDTPVVVDLTSSNDLSLDQIIDKINAEQERSGVMAYKYTDDNDNVKLVLTTVYNGYDKKYESDAALNISSAGFDTASDPNLDTTAFLNGYTNDVDISIGNIPVADIAIQSDGTISGTNTDNVPLKFSNGTDAARISLYVFNNQDGLERFKDNLYKDNASSGSGLMGVAGSDGYGTIESGYLEMSNVNLTDEFSNMITTQRGYQANSRIITVSDTMLEELLNLKR, encoded by the coding sequence ATGATTCGTTCTCTGTATTCCGGAGTTTTAGGCATGAAAAATCACCAGATCCGCATGGATGTGATTGGCAATAATATTTCCAACGTAAATACCCCCGGCTATAAATCCAGCCGGGCCAACTTTCAGGATGTCATGTATCAGACGGTTAAACAGGGTGGTATTAAATCTAACCCCGCCCAGGCGGGTATTGGTATCAACGTTGCCAGTATTAATTCAGATATGACTCCCGGGGGATTGCAGCCCTCTAATCGGACATTGGACCTGGGCATTTCCGGCAGCGGGTTTTTCAAGGTTTCGGACGGTTCAATTGATTACTATACCAGAGAAGGTATTTTTTACTTAACCCGCAACGGGGATCTTGTTAATTCCAGCGGTTATGCATTAAAAGGCGAAACCTGGAACAAAGCTAAATCAGAGGTTGCGATATCAGATCCGGATGCCGCAATGGTTACTAAAGCATCGGGAGAAACTGCTGCCGGGGGCACCACTGGAAATATTAAAGTGGTAACCACCGCTAATGGGGCTGATTTGAATGGTTACACCATAACATTTAATGATGGACTAGACCAAGCAAACAGCTCAGTTGATACTACAACCAAAACCATCATTGTTGGTACGCAAGATGCGACTGATACTGCCGCAGGGGTAACGGCTGCAATTAATGCCGCCATAGCTACCGAAGCAAGTCTAAGCGGCATTACCGTTGGAACTATTGTTAACGATGGCACTGGTTTTGCCAAAGCTGATTTGGATGGAGACAATGTAGGTCTTTATACTAACAGAGCAATAGGTACAAGTAATTCAGGTACTGCCGCTACCGGGAATATTACGGTAACAACAACTACCGGCGGTACCGAATTGAATGGCTATACCATAAAATTTGATAATACAATAGACCAGGCAAACGGCTCTGTTGATACTGCAACCAAAACTATCATTGTTGGTACGCAAGATGCGGCTGATACTGCCGCGGGGGTAACGGCCGCAATTAATGCCGCCATAGCTACCGAAGCAAGTCTAAGCGGCATTACCGTTGGAACTATTGTTAACGATGGCACTGGTTTTGCCAAAGCTGATTTAAATGGAGACAGCGTAAACCTTTTAGCCGGCAAATCGTTATCGCTGCAAGGTGTTCTGGCGGATGGGACCAAGGTCGACACACCGGTAGTGGTTGATCTTACATCATCCAATGATTTGAGCCTGGATCAGATTATAGATAAAATAAACGCCGAACAAGAAAGATCCGGTGTAATGGCATATAAGTATACTGATGATAATGATAATGTAAAGCTAGTGTTGACTACGGTATATAACGGTTATGATAAAAAATATGAATCAGATGCCGCTCTGAACATTTCCAGTGCCGGTTTTGATACCGCTTCCGACCCTAACCTTGACACCACGGCATTTTTAAACGGTTATACTAATGACGTTGATATCAGCATAGGAAACATACCCGTAGCCGACATTGCTATTCAAAGTGACGGTACTATTTCAGGAACCAATACCGATAACGTACCGCTTAAGTTTTCCAACGGCACGGATGCTGCCAGAATTTCGCTATATGTTTTTAATAACCAGGACGGGCTGGAGCGATTTAAAGATAATCTTTACAAAGATAACGCCAGCAGTGGTTCGGGGTTAATGGGCGTTGCCGGGAGTGACGGATATGGCACTATTGAGTCGGGTTACCTGGAAATGTCCAATGTAAATTTGACTGATGAGTTTTCCAATATGATTACCACCCAGCGTGGTTACCAGGCCAACTCCCGGATAATCACAGTATCGGACACCATGCTCGAAGAGCTGTTGAATCTGAAGCGGTAG
- a CDS encoding flagellar hook-basal body complex protein has product MIRSMYLGLSGMHNYQVRLDVVGNNIANASTTGFKAGRAGFQDAMYMAMGADDSCQIGTGLTVSDISNNFKQGITMYTGRTLDLAVNGNGFFAVTDEESDSDRLMFTRDGSFYIDEEGYIVNSSGLRLVSDGEDSIQIELAEGQSLDDVYIDDNGDIYVTDPEGDVDDDPTPIGRIGLFNFANVNGLTNIGDNLYLNNDLSGEPLLGEPGTESFGVIKSGFLENSNTDMAQEMANLIETQRGYQASTKVFTTADEVLQSIIELKR; this is encoded by the coding sequence GTGATTCGTTCTATGTATTTGGGCCTGTCCGGCATGCACAACTACCAGGTGCGCTTGGATGTGGTTGGCAATAACATAGCCAACGCCAGCACCACCGGCTTTAAGGCGGGCCGGGCCGGTTTTCAGGATGCCATGTATATGGCCATGGGAGCTGATGATTCCTGCCAGATCGGCACCGGTCTTACAGTTTCCGATATATCGAATAATTTTAAACAAGGGATTACCATGTACACCGGCAGAACCCTGGACCTGGCTGTTAACGGCAATGGTTTTTTTGCCGTAACCGATGAAGAATCCGATTCGGACAGGTTGATGTTTACCAGAGATGGATCTTTCTATATTGATGAAGAAGGATACATTGTTAATTCATCGGGACTGCGATTGGTTAGTGATGGAGAAGACTCTATACAAATAGAGCTTGCGGAAGGCCAATCTCTTGATGATGTTTATATAGATGATAACGGAGATATTTATGTGACCGATCCCGAAGGTGATGTTGACGATGACCCTACGCCTATTGGCCGAATTGGGTTGTTTAATTTTGCCAACGTAAATGGGCTGACCAATATCGGTGATAACTTGTACCTGAACAATGATCTGTCGGGTGAACCTTTGCTCGGTGAACCCGGGACGGAGTCTTTCGGGGTTATAAAGTCTGGATTTCTGGAGAACTCCAACACAGATATGGCGCAGGAAATGGCTAATCTTATAGAAACACAACGTGGCTATCAGGCCAGCACAAAAGTTTTCACCACCGCTGATGAAGTATTGCAATCAATTATCGAGCTTAAGAGGTAA
- a CDS encoding flagellar basal body-associated FliL family protein, producing MALRKRKKEDKQTKVTTTAAAAADKPARSNLMAMFLMMLMVFVVGAGMVIGYFKFIDPGSDSDSANAKPTKEITMSSMELGDMVVNLADRNGNHFLKTKIVIEYPEDKKTAELVQEKKSHIIEAVLLALRKKTVDEIKPPEATEKLKQELVTAINNRLEEEVIERVIFTQYIVQ from the coding sequence ATGGCCTTAAGGAAGCGCAAAAAGGAAGATAAACAAACTAAAGTGACAACAACAGCCGCAGCCGCAGCGGATAAACCTGCACGGAGCAATCTAATGGCTATGTTCCTGATGATGCTGATGGTATTTGTGGTGGGAGCCGGCATGGTTATCGGGTACTTTAAATTTATTGATCCGGGCAGTGATAGCGATAGTGCCAATGCCAAGCCTACAAAGGAGATAACTATGTCGTCCATGGAATTGGGCGATATGGTAGTCAACCTGGCGGACCGGAACGGCAACCATTTTCTTAAGACAAAGATAGTTATCGAATATCCGGAAGATAAAAAAACAGCGGAATTGGTGCAGGAAAAAAAATCTCACATTATTGAAGCGGTATTACTTGCTTTACGCAAGAAAACCGTTGATGAAATTAAGCCGCCCGAGGCCACCGAAAAATTGAAACAGGAACTCGTAACAGCTATTAATAACCGGCTTGAAGAAGAGGTTATAGAAAGGGTAATTTTTACTCAGTACATAGTTCAATAG
- a CDS encoding TIGR02530 family flagellar biosynthesis protein: MEIKGTHILPEPIINQPPNSTDVARKAQSGKQNAKFQDILSQELAGVNKIKVSAHAQRRLAERNIVIGRQDWEKINNAVDRADAKGANNSLLIHGELALIVSVKNRTLISAMDENALKEHVFTNIDSAIIIK; the protein is encoded by the coding sequence ATGGAGATCAAGGGTACCCATATACTGCCGGAACCAATTATTAATCAGCCGCCCAATAGTACCGATGTTGCCAGAAAAGCGCAATCCGGCAAACAAAATGCGAAGTTTCAAGATATTCTATCGCAAGAACTGGCCGGAGTTAACAAAATCAAAGTGTCGGCCCATGCCCAGCGCAGACTGGCCGAAAGGAATATTGTTATCGGCCGGCAGGACTGGGAAAAAATTAACAATGCTGTAGACAGGGCGGACGCCAAGGGAGCGAATAACTCGCTTCTAATACACGGCGAACTGGCCTTGATAGTAAGTGTCAAAAATCGCACGTTGATATCGGCTATGGATGAAAACGCTTTAAAAGAGCATGTTTTTACCAATATAGACAGTGCCATTATTATTAAATAG
- the fliP gene encoding flagellar type III secretion system pore protein FliP (The bacterial flagellar biogenesis protein FliP forms a type III secretion system (T3SS)-type pore required for flagellar assembly.) yields the protein MILFRIKKYILLVILLIIVFSLFFQVDPLCAEPLPGIDLNVQPTDEPVKVVNSIKILLILTLLSMVPAFLLMTTSFTRIIVVLSLLRSAVGTQQTPPNQVIIGLALFLTVFIMTPVANQINNQALKPYLASEITQEQALDKAFAPLRSFMVKQTREKDIALFIKLSGKDNPRNEQDLSADVLIPAFVISELKTAFQIGFMIYVPFLVIDMVVASTLMSVGMFMLPPVMISLPFKILLFVMVDGWYLVVKTLVESF from the coding sequence GTGATATTATTTAGAATAAAAAAATACATATTGCTTGTTATTTTATTGATAATTGTTTTTAGCTTATTTTTTCAAGTTGACCCATTATGCGCTGAACCGCTGCCGGGGATAGACCTTAATGTGCAGCCTACCGATGAACCGGTCAAGGTAGTTAACAGTATTAAAATACTGCTTATATTGACCTTGCTCTCCATGGTGCCGGCATTTTTGCTGATGACCACCAGTTTTACCCGCATTATTGTGGTGCTGTCTTTGTTGCGCAGCGCCGTTGGTACACAGCAAACTCCGCCCAACCAAGTGATTATCGGCCTGGCTCTCTTTCTTACGGTGTTTATCATGACTCCGGTGGCCAACCAGATAAATAACCAGGCGCTTAAGCCTTACCTGGCCAGTGAAATAACTCAGGAACAGGCTTTGGATAAGGCATTTGCACCGTTGCGTTCCTTTATGGTCAAACAAACCAGGGAGAAGGATATAGCTTTATTTATTAAACTTTCGGGTAAGGATAATCCACGCAATGAACAAGATTTATCCGCCGATGTTTTAATACCGGCTTTTGTAATCAGCGAACTAAAAACTGCTTTTCAAATAGGGTTTATGATTTATGTGCCTTTTTTAGTTATTGACATGGTGGTGGCAAGTACATTGATGTCCGTGGGCATGTTTATGCTGCCGCCGGTGATGATATCACTGCCGTTTAAAATACTGCTTTTTGTTATGGTAGATGGTTGGTACCTGGTGGTAAAAACGTTGGTAGAGAGTTTTTAG
- the flhA gene encoding flagellar biosynthesis protein FlhA: MATYSRTAVGQLFKNNTDVLIAAGILGIVLLILIPLPPLALDVFLTISITVALVIIMITMFTTEPLQFSVFPTLLLVTTLYRLSLNISSTRLILSEAQAGNIISGFGEFVVGGDFVVGAIVFIIITVIQFVVITNGAGRVSEVTARFTLDAMPGKQMSIDADFNSGLITEDEARERRRKLQREADFFGAMDGASKFVRGDAIAGIIIIIINIIGGITIGVLQKGMDVMTSVQTYTILTIGDGLVAQVPALLISTASGILITRASADTSFGTDLAQQFIHFPKIMFVVAGILLAIGLIPAMPTVVFFALAGVLGFLGYSLLNSKKRQEIMVQEEDAQKRVREQRVPENVLQLLETDPLQIEIGYNLIPLTDDKSGGDLLQRLTAVRRQLAVEIGIYVRPIRIRDNLQLSPNRYVFRIRGEEIDSGELMPGYLMALNPTGQEIDVTGIATTEPTFGLPAWWVTADKKDQVEMAGFTVVDSSTVLVTHLTEFIKKYAHELLGRQDVRELLDVVKEKNPAVVEELVPEPMSVGEVQKVLQSLLVENVPIKDIITILEALGDGVRVNRELDFLIEHVRHALARSICRGQLNADNKLQVITLHPKLEKTMTDAVQATQMGSYPVLEPRLARQVLDNIAKTIEKALGRGYSPVLLCSPRLRLPLRRFIVRQMPGTAVLSMNEIIPEIEIEAVGTVVLSEN; encoded by the coding sequence TTGGCTACCTATTCCCGGACGGCCGTTGGCCAATTATTTAAAAACAATACTGATGTACTGATTGCCGCCGGTATTTTGGGCATAGTGCTGCTGATCCTTATTCCCCTGCCTCCTTTGGCGCTGGACGTTTTTCTCACCATTAGTATTACCGTGGCTCTGGTGATCATTATGATTACAATGTTTACCACCGAGCCGCTGCAGTTTTCTGTTTTTCCCACTTTGCTGCTGGTTACCACTCTTTACAGGCTATCGCTGAACATTTCATCTACGCGCTTAATTTTAAGCGAGGCTCAGGCCGGTAATATAATCAGCGGTTTTGGCGAGTTTGTGGTGGGCGGCGACTTTGTGGTGGGAGCCATTGTATTTATTATTATTACTGTAATTCAGTTTGTGGTTATCACCAACGGCGCGGGCCGGGTCTCCGAAGTGACGGCACGTTTTACACTGGACGCCATGCCGGGCAAACAAATGAGTATTGACGCCGATTTCAACAGCGGTTTGATAACCGAAGATGAAGCCCGGGAACGCCGACGCAAACTGCAGCGGGAAGCTGATTTTTTCGGTGCTATGGACGGCGCCAGCAAATTTGTACGGGGCGACGCCATTGCCGGTATTATCATTATAATTATTAATATTATTGGCGGTATTACCATTGGCGTGCTGCAAAAGGGTATGGACGTAATGACTTCCGTGCAAACCTACACTATCTTAACGATTGGTGACGGCTTGGTCGCCCAGGTTCCCGCACTGCTGATATCCACCGCGTCCGGTATTTTAATTACCAGGGCTTCCGCTGACACCAGCTTTGGCACTGATTTGGCGCAGCAGTTTATACACTTCCCTAAAATAATGTTTGTTGTAGCCGGTATTTTACTGGCTATCGGCTTAATTCCGGCCATGCCGACGGTGGTGTTTTTTGCTCTGGCCGGTGTACTTGGTTTTCTGGGTTATTCATTGCTCAACTCGAAAAAACGGCAGGAGATTATGGTGCAGGAGGAAGACGCTCAAAAGCGGGTTCGGGAGCAGCGGGTGCCGGAAAATGTATTGCAATTATTGGAAACCGATCCGCTGCAAATTGAAATTGGCTATAATCTGATACCATTAACTGATGACAAATCAGGCGGCGACCTGCTGCAAAGACTTACCGCCGTGCGCCGGCAGCTGGCCGTTGAAATAGGTATTTATGTGCGGCCGATACGTATCAGGGATAATTTACAGCTGTCGCCGAATCGGTATGTTTTTCGGATACGGGGTGAGGAAATTGACAGCGGTGAGCTTATGCCGGGCTATTTAATGGCGCTTAACCCCACAGGTCAGGAAATTGATGTAACAGGTATTGCCACCACCGAGCCTACTTTCGGACTGCCGGCCTGGTGGGTAACCGCGGATAAAAAAGATCAGGTGGAAATGGCCGGTTTTACAGTGGTGGATTCATCTACTGTGCTGGTTACCCACCTGACTGAATTTATTAAAAAGTATGCCCACGAGCTGTTGGGACGCCAGGACGTTAGGGAATTGCTCGATGTGGTCAAGGAAAAGAATCCGGCGGTGGTGGAAGAACTGGTTCCGGAACCCATGTCGGTGGGAGAAGTGCAAAAAGTGCTGCAGAGTCTGCTTGTGGAGAACGTGCCGATTAAGGATATTATTACTATTCTTGAGGCTCTGGGCGACGGTGTGCGTGTAAACAGGGAATTGGACTTTTTAATTGAACATGTGCGTCATGCTTTGGCCCGCAGCATTTGTCGCGGCCAGCTTAACGCGGATAATAAGCTGCAGGTGATAACCCTGCATCCCAAATTGGAAAAAACGATGACCGATGCCGTGCAGGCTACCCAAATGGGTTCGTATCCGGTTCTAGAACCCCGGCTGGCTCGCCAGGTGCTGGATAATATAGCCAAGACCATTGAAAAGGCGCTGGGACGCGGTTATTCGCCGGTATTGTTATGTTCACCGCGATTGCGTTTACCCCTGCGGCGTTTCATAGTCCGGCAGATGCCGGGCACGGCGGTGTTATCCATGAATGAAATTATACCGGAAATAGAGATAGAAGCTGTAGGGACGGTGGTATTGA
- a CDS encoding flagellar biosynthetic protein FliO, whose protein sequence is MDREMLIALLEIIVLLPLICGLAYLAIRFGFGRKNSFGCNYGKRMRVLEQVSMGPKCGLSLVQVGGKYLLFAHQEGCVVLVKEMEELPEEIANAAPNWPDIVQLVKNIKPFGTKQGGNR, encoded by the coding sequence ATGGATAGGGAAATGTTGATTGCCCTATTGGAAATCATTGTGCTTTTGCCGCTGATTTGCGGTTTGGCCTATTTGGCTATCCGTTTCGGCTTTGGGCGTAAAAATTCTTTCGGCTGTAATTATGGCAAAAGAATGCGGGTACTGGAGCAGGTTTCCATGGGGCCTAAATGCGGTCTCTCCCTGGTACAGGTGGGTGGTAAATATTTGCTTTTTGCTCACCAGGAAGGCTGTGTCGTACTGGTCAAGGAAATGGAAGAGTTGCCTGAGGAAATTGCAAATGCCGCTCCGAATTGGCCGGACATTGTTCAATTAGTTAAAAACATCAAGCCATTTGGTACAAAGCAAGGCGGGAACAGGTAG
- the flhB gene encoding flagellar biosynthesis protein FlhB translates to MADSNSAQQKTEAPSPRRLRDARQKGQVPKSRDLSAAIILLAALLAIAFLKDTIIFSMQRLLLEYFQTGIDINLPAENLPYYMVGFLVRMNLVLMPVAVIIIIAAVAANVLQVGVLFAPQVLQPKFERLNPMEGFKRIFSLRSLFELVKNLLKIIIVAATVYWVVKARLAEMLLIYFKTPAQLLDSIAAMMLVTAFAGGGAFLVISLFDMLFQRYEHIKNLRMTKQEVKDELKQTEGDPMVKSWLRRRQREILVNAIRQEVPQATVVITNPTHVAVAVRYDEKETGAPLVTAKGAGDLARAIKKLARLNNVPVVENPPVARALYHNVAIGGEIPVELYQAIAEIIAMVYRLKGRAGYNGI, encoded by the coding sequence ATGGCGGACAGCAATTCAGCGCAGCAAAAAACAGAAGCGCCGTCACCGCGACGACTTAGAGATGCGCGCCAGAAAGGGCAGGTACCTAAAAGCCGGGACTTAAGCGCTGCAATCATACTGCTGGCCGCTCTTTTGGCCATTGCCTTTTTAAAGGATACCATTATCTTTTCCATGCAGAGATTACTGCTGGAATACTTTCAAACCGGTATAGATATTAACCTGCCCGCGGAAAATCTGCCTTATTATATGGTTGGTTTTTTGGTGCGCATGAATCTGGTGTTAATGCCGGTTGCCGTTATAATTATAATTGCGGCTGTGGCTGCTAATGTTTTACAGGTAGGCGTACTTTTTGCGCCGCAGGTATTACAGCCAAAATTTGAACGGCTTAACCCTATGGAAGGTTTTAAAAGAATTTTTAGTTTGCGAAGTCTATTCGAGCTGGTTAAAAATTTACTTAAAATAATTATTGTGGCTGCTACGGTATATTGGGTAGTTAAAGCGCGTTTAGCGGAAATGTTATTGATATATTTTAAAACCCCGGCGCAGCTCTTGGACTCGATTGCCGCTATGATGCTGGTAACCGCCTTTGCCGGCGGGGGAGCCTTTCTGGTAATTTCACTATTTGATATGCTGTTTCAGCGCTATGAGCACATTAAAAATTTGCGCATGACCAAGCAGGAAGTAAAAGATGAACTAAAGCAAACCGAGGGCGATCCCATGGTTAAATCATGGCTGCGCCGCAGGCAGCGGGAAATCTTGGTTAATGCCATTCGCCAGGAAGTGCCTCAAGCCACGGTGGTAATCACCAACCCAACTCACGTGGCTGTGGCTGTTCGGTATGACGAGAAGGAAACGGGAGCCCCGCTGGTTACTGCCAAGGGGGCGGGTGATTTAGCCCGGGCAATTAAAAAATTGGCCAGGCTGAATAATGTGCCGGTGGTGGAAAACCCGCCGGTGGCCCGGGCGCTGTACCATAATGTCGCTATCGGCGGTGAAATACCCGTGGAATTATATCAGGCTATTGCCGAAATCATAGCTATGGTTTATCGTTTAAAAGGCCGAGCCGGTTATAATGGTATTTAA
- the fliQ gene encoding flagellar biosynthesis protein FliQ, with protein MSETFIIELVRDAILMVCIVSLPPLAVSLIVGLVISILQATTQVQEQSLTFVPKMIAVFLTLAVMAPWTMRIMVSFTNRVYSRIPDLLK; from the coding sequence ATGTCTGAAACCTTTATTATTGAACTGGTTCGGGACGCTATTTTAATGGTTTGCATTGTGTCCCTGCCGCCTTTGGCTGTTTCTCTAATCGTGGGTCTGGTTATCAGCATACTACAGGCTACTACTCAGGTGCAGGAACAATCTCTTACCTTTGTGCCCAAAATGATTGCCGTATTTTTGACTCTGGCTGTCATGGCCCCCTGGACAATGCGTATTATGGTTAGTTTTACCAACCGTGTTTACAGCCGGATACCTGATTTGCTCAAGTAA
- the fliR gene encoding flagellar biosynthetic protein FliR translates to MLDTNQLALFFLVLARLSAFFAVGPLFSMSNIPGLVKIGLSFAVAVIIFPTVNTDTAVYPPDGWQYIFALVREVLVGLALGYIASLLLNALIYAGSLIDMQIGFFMSLIFDPVAGATAGIISRFLHLLGLAVLLAVNGHHMIIAALVRSYTVLPVNVAQVNGDSAMFLIKVFGQMITIGVQIAAPIIAVMLVIDVTLGLLARTAPQINVFMLGFPIKIIFGMVTLSVMVPVLVRIIYSICSIIEQDMVILMKGMT, encoded by the coding sequence TTGTTGGACACTAATCAACTGGCGCTCTTTTTTCTTGTGTTGGCCAGGCTTTCCGCTTTTTTTGCGGTCGGACCGCTGTTTTCCATGTCCAATATTCCCGGGTTGGTGAAAATAGGTTTATCTTTTGCTGTAGCGGTGATTATTTTTCCCACGGTCAATACGGATACCGCGGTCTATCCGCCCGATGGCTGGCAATATATTTTCGCTCTGGTACGTGAGGTATTGGTGGGTCTGGCTTTGGGCTATATAGCAAGTTTGTTGTTGAATGCTCTAATTTACGCCGGTAGTTTGATTGATATGCAAATTGGTTTTTTTATGAGCTTGATTTTTGATCCTGTGGCCGGTGCCACAGCGGGTATTATCTCTCGTTTTTTGCATTTGCTGGGCTTGGCCGTGCTGCTGGCCGTAAACGGTCATCATATGATAATTGCCGCTCTTGTTCGCAGTTATACCGTTCTTCCGGTGAATGTCGCACAGGTTAACGGCGATTCGGCCATGTTTTTAATTAAAGTGTTCGGCCAGATGATTACTATTGGTGTGCAAATCGCAGCACCGATAATAGCCGTTATGCTGGTAATTGACGTGACACTGGGACTTTTAGCCCGCACGGCGCCGCAGATCAATGTTTTTATGCTGGGTTTCCCAATTAAAATAATTTTCGGCATGGTCACCCTAAGTGTAATGGTGCCTGTGCTGGTACGCATAATTTATTCGATTTGTTCTATTATTGAACAGGATATGGTTATCCTGATGAAGGGAATGACGTGA
- a CDS encoding FliM/FliN family flagellar motor C-terminal domain-containing protein produces the protein MLSQRELDEFLGNFNTNKTTVKKVTFPPLHAEPSLLQSRLPLDFIGDVVVDIKAELGEATLTVREILNMKEGAVVELEKAAGDNINLKVNEQDFARGEVIIIGNNLGIRVDRVNEIDPHVPADKEVLVDG, from the coding sequence ATGCTTTCACAGCGTGAATTAGATGAATTTCTGGGCAACTTCAATACTAATAAGACAACTGTGAAAAAGGTAACCTTTCCTCCGCTGCATGCCGAACCAAGTTTGCTGCAATCTCGCCTGCCTCTTGATTTTATAGGTGATGTGGTAGTGGATATTAAAGCCGAACTGGGGGAAGCTACACTTACGGTGCGGGAGATATTAAATATGAAGGAAGGCGCGGTTGTTGAGCTGGAGAAAGCAGCCGGTGACAACATTAACCTGAAAGTCAACGAACAGGATTTCGCACGCGGTGAAGTTATTATTATCGGCAATAACCTTGGTATAAGAGTGGACAGAGTAAACGAAATAGATCCGCATGTTCCTGCAGATAAGGAAGTACTTGTCGATGGATAG